One Aspergillus oryzae RIB40 DNA, chromosome 2 genomic window carries:
- a CDS encoding uncharacterized protein (predicted protein), translating into MKAFTFLGAAALFFSPALAQEDLGYVTILPFPVPSGTPSGTPSSTPSVTPTPWPSGVPRPTGVFPTGSWPTPSSSGVPPPSSSPVFAFQRRHARQVRPIFV; encoded by the exons ATGAAGGCCTTCACTTTCTTGGGAGCTgctgctcttttcttttccccggCCCTTGCTCAGGAAGACCTTGGCTATGTTACtatccttccctttcctgtG CCCTCTGGTACGCCTTCCGGAACGCCTTCCAGCACTCCTTCGGTCACTCCTACCCCATGGCCCAGCGGAGTTCCGCGTCCCACCGGCGTTTTCCCTACGGGTTCGTGGCCAACTCCTTCCTCGAGCGGAGTTCCACCTCCTTCTAGCTCTCCggtctttgctttccagcGCAGGCACGCCCGTCAGGTCCGCCCCATCTTCGTCTAG
- a CDS encoding uncharacterized protein (predicted protein): MKRSLCPARLLCLDRRSHLLHTASVSSYRLLSYSQSKGLPNWRPSRGRRQWGRQFSVGSSPSISRRLLLDRIHARNEPPARESQENPETWALLLEQYLLGDSGGDSTAFESDTASVTTSTSISRAIDLSDLLYNARTFGNLDLLAHLGFRLNNWPAVYALLNQLLDAADALNDVSPSLKHLSNNSWGYESSVSLDQLTHQIDSAPRLTPDPTTVSELTKLDTLTERAFADEHSRRFMAQVWQSLGSIVLDAADSSPNESKIAMSYVFRILARLHHSGAVSDRVYKYVPTDSHQVAFRPPTMHLLSTHIMSVLSDAAWLVHEAEVAAKAAAAGEDSPFLPFKMGIRELGPEIWIELILWCCVEHGHITEGVWLIDQMKTRKGDLAWRFQSWRPLLQHPESVWNTKVDSEVSWRHPAQVDGPSLLRKRSPPSPFNGLGRRTISLEVAASLMDNLPNWGYRGLGFWGITSAALLRHIVSLKFAIAPRATDDTPLATTKESNWFILRVLESGCLDPVADPQAFDELIRAIPHVVPPWDSNDLYLPDEEDLEQLEPSQIYDETTALAKLVEHNIRFHSRRRLCGDAMDSFAWLQSAVDKSKMQRIGEFFSSRVDPSNDEHLPTFDTANLASLKPFESSMPQISPITLAELLDLVTVSRAFTFGDWLLFSNDIDGPPVPYSAYGNQALAPSIIRYAAATKNSTLCDSVVQSLSQPLSANTLRALLNYRIAMCQWNQVTVILEYLRDYRLKSWGHSNVTALAAEIIRLDHAVTTEIDTTKAEDNIQNLAQAKGILLRILNGDFNELHPRDDYQKRSLHGLQRLFLSIPGALHDLAASSNIRSQKLARSTTPNIPSTAFHPILAAVVDTRGSAAGKRLWDTWCVDVQSPSTRRLHKGGIPRLYLNTERDLKKGDPHFDEAYFKQLQTKLVIPNISTVRIIAQAAVKEYNEYEAKHSHTIPDNSPPSPQANAYPRTIHPQHNPVRPILDFCMKKFEALGLRRANMNRECGGFVYRRNKELKRMKRQRLRGSDITAQ; this comes from the coding sequence ATGAAAAGGTCCCTGTGTCCAGCTCGTCTGCTGTGTCTGGACCGCAGGTCTCACTTGCTCCATACTGCATCAGTCTCCTCATATCGCCTGCTCAGCTACTCCCAGAGCAAAGGGCTCCCGAATTGGAGACCTTCCCGGGGAAGGCGGCAATGGGGTCGCCAGTTCTCCGTGGGCTCCAGCCCTTCAATCAGCCGACGATTACTGCTTGATCGTATTCATGCGAGAAATGAACCCCCGGCACGCGAATCGCAGGAAAACCCGGAAACATGGGCTTTGTTACTGGAACAATACCTGCTAGGAGATTCCGGAGGTGACAGTACAGCTTTCGAATCGGACACTGCATCGGTAACGACCTCAACGTCCATCAGTCGAGCAATCGACTTGAGTGATTTATTGTACAACGCAAGAACGTTCGGCAATCTAGATCTTTTAGCCCATCTAGGGTTCCGGTTGAACAATTGGCCTGCTGTTTATGCATTATTGAATCAGTTGCTCGACGCCGCAGATGCACTGAACGATGTCTCCCCCTCACTTAAGCATCTGTCTAACAACAGCTGGGGTTACGAATCCAGTGTCTCGCTTGATCAATTGACTCATCAGATAGACTCGGCTCCGAGGCTCACGCCAGATCCAACAACGGTCTCTGAGTTGACAAAGTTGGATACATTAACTGAGAGAGCATTTGCGGACGAACATTCCCGACGGTTCATGGCGCAAGTATGGCAGAGCTTGGGCTCAATTGtgcttgatgctgctgaCTCCTCACCAAATGAGTCGAAGATAGCGATGTCTTATGTATTTCGCATACTTGCTCGTCTGCACCACTCCGGTGCAGTATCTGATAGGGTATATAAATATGTCCCCACAGATAGCCATCAAGTCGCCTTTCGACCGCCGACGATGCATCTACTCTCAACACATATCATGAGCGTTCTTTCGGATGCAGCCTGGCTTGTACACGAAGCAGAAGTGGCGGCCAAGGCAGCTGCTGCGGGTGAAGACTcgcctttccttcccttcaaGATGGGCATTCGAGAGCTTGGGCCTGAGATCTGGATAGAGTTGATTCTTTGGTGCTGTGTGGAACACGGACATATCACAGAGGGCGTATGGCTCATTGATCAGATGAAGACACGGAAAGGGGATCTGGCTTGGAGATTCCAAAGCTGGAGACCCTTGCTTCAACATCCAGAGTCTGTATGGAACACTAAGGTTGACTCGGAAGTATCCTGGCGCCATCCGGCCCAAGTCGACGGTCCTTCACTTCTTCGAAAGCGCAGTCCCCCCTCCCCATTCAATGGACTCGGGAGGCGAACAATCAGTCTTGAGGTAGCCGCTTCCTTAATGGATAATCTTCCAAACTGGGGCTATCGAGGATTAGGCTTCTGGGGTATAACTTCGGCTGCGCTTCTGCGTCATATTGTTTCACTCAAGTTTGCAATAGCCCCAAGAGCGACCGATGATACCCCCTTAGCTACGACTAAGGAGTCTAACTGGTTCATTCTTCGTGTTCTTGAATCAGGATGCCTCGATCCTGTGGCGGATCCCCAAGCATTTGATGAGCTTATCCGAGCCATTCCTCATGTTGTTCCGCCTTGGGACAGCAATGACCTGTACTTGCCTGATGAGGAGGACTTGGAGCAACTTGAGCCGTCCCAGATCTATGATGAGACAACAGCCTTGGCTAAGCTCGTCGAACACAACATCCGATTCCACTCCCGGCGACGCCTGTGTGGAGATGCTATGGATTCATTTGCTTGGCTGCAGAGCGCAGTTGACAAAAGCAAAATGCAACGCATAGGCGAATTCTTCTCGTCGCGCGTGGACCCCTCCAATGACGAGCACCTTCCGACTTTCGATACTGCCAATCTGGCCTCCTTGAAGCCATTTGAGTCCTCAATGCCGCAAATTTCGCCTATTACGCTGGCCGAACTTCTAGACTTGGTGACAGTGTCTCGAGCGTTCACATTCGGCGACTGGCTACTCTTCTCGAACGACATTGATGGGCCCCCGGTTCCTTACAGCGCATACGGGAATCAAGCTTTGGCACCATCCATTATTCGTTACGCTGCCGCTACCAAGAATAGCACGCTCTGCGATTCCGTTGTCCAGTCTCTTTCACAGCCTCTCTCCGCGAATACCCTACGAGCCCTGTTGAACTACCGAATCGCAATGTGCCAATGGAACCAGGTAACTGTGATACTAGAATATCTCCGCGATTACCGCCTCAAATCCTGGGGCCACAGCAATGTGACCGCATTAGCCGCCGAAATCATCAGATTAGATCATGCCGTCACCACAGAGATCGACACAACAAAAGCGGAAGACAATATCCAGAACCTAGCACAAGCAAAGGGCATCTTGCTGCGAATTCTCAACGGTGACTTCAACGAACTTCACCCAAGAGACGACTACCAGAAGCGCTCCCTCCACGGCCTGCAAcgcctcttcctttccatccccGGCGCCCTCCACGACctcgccgcctcctccaacaTCCGCTCCCAAAAGCTCGCCCGAAGCACAACCCCCAACATACCCTCAACAGCCTTCCACCCCATCCTCGCCGCCGTAGTCGACACCCGAGGCAGCGCAGCCGGCAAACGACTCTGGGACACCTGGTGTGTCGACGTGCAGTCCCCATCCACCCGCCGTCTCCACAAAGGCGGCATCCCCCGTCTCTACCTGAACACCGAACGGGACCTGAAAAAGGGCGACCCTCACTTCGACGAAGCATACTTCAAACAACTCCAGACCAAGCTGGTTATTCCCAATATATCCACCGTCCGCATCATCGCCCAAGCCGCCGTGAAAGAGTACAACGAATACGAAGCTAAACACTCGCACACCATTCCCGATAACtcacctccatctcctcaagCAAACGCATATCCCAGAACTATCCATCCTCAGCATAACCCCGTCCGGCCTATCCTCGACTTCTGTATGAAGAAATTCGAGGCCCTCGGTCTTCGGCGAGCGAATATGAACCGCGAGTGTGGAGGCTTCGTATacagaagaaataaagagttgaaaagaatgaaaagacaaCGACTGCGGGGTAGTGATATCACTGCGCAATAA
- a CDS encoding uncharacterized protein (predicted protein), translating into MPYNTRRKSLSLPSLGIHLPSASRRSPSASKSPHATDEQLPPSKKVKRSHDSSSLSPEPTSVSISTTKEQLPVRSLGRRGAFEQTPPPSPIDGNVAPKIDTEGINDDIVVGVIEQLEKTGNRPHLVKELAAVLVTLNENVANSANPAALLSSRLSTYMKRPWTALAPCPLAKELIPVHPRKVYYYLTTLPRQPLPENSDDIIIPGVEGKNVTPSVSSADLDEEDALARERSRLSPSPEVDLSPPDFEEENIDLDARDDSVARQCATDFDHQHARLMHSNRAASPPLEGDEKEFTQTASAVRERASEQKASQLEKAKGPFSALSEGLSELDDGAMSIAGTPVEDSPLSSINGDRIGVPDLDMKMSDLVEQDSKMSLAPRTMADTDVEMVFESWRDLQNPESVDVHELDEMFGEI; encoded by the exons ATGCCTTATAATACTCGTCGAAAGTCACTGTCACTTCCGTCGCTAGGGATTCATCTCCCTAGTGCCTCCCGCCGATCCCCGTCGGCCTCGAAATCGCCACACGCGACCGACGAGCAACTGCCTCCCTCCAAGAAAGTAAAGAGGTCGCACGACTCGTCTTCACTATCTCCAGAGCCTACCTCGGTGTCGATATCGACTACGAAGGAGCAGTTGCCTGTACGTTCGCTTGGTCGGCGCGGGGCGTTTGAACAAACGCCACCCCCATCGCCTATTGATGGAAATGTCGCGCCCAAGATCGATACGGAGGGTATCAACGATGATATTGTGGTCGGCGTGATCGAGcagttggagaagacagGCAATCGTCCGCATTTGGTCAAAGAGCTCGCAGCCGTCCTAGTGACGCTCAATGAGAATGTCGCAAA CTCCGCCAATCCCGCCGCgctcctttcttctcggtTGAGCACATACATGAAGCGTCCGTGGACAGCGCTCGCACCGTGTCCTCTGGCGAAGGAGCTTATTCCAGTTCACCCTCGCAAAGTGTATTATTATTTGACAACGCTACCTCGCCAACCTCTTCCTGAGAACTCGGACGATATCATTATCCCGGGTGTAGAGGGAAAGAACGTCACTCCCAGCGTGTCCAGCGCTGACctggacgaggaagacgcGTTGGCGCGGGAACGATCGCGCCTCAGCCCAAGCCCCGAGGTGGATCTGTCCCCCCCGGactttgaggaagagaatatTGATCTGGATGCTCGCGATGATAGCGTGGCTAGACAATGTGCGACTGATTTCGACCATCAGCATGCGCGCCTCATGCACTCGAACCGGGCCGCTTCTCCTCCGTTGGAGGGTGACGAGAAGGAATTCACTCAGACTGCCAGTGCTGTTCGCGAGCGGGCCTCAGAGCAAAAAGCAAGCCAGCTCGAAAAGGCCAAAGGACCCTTCTCGGCCCTTTCGGAGGGGCTTAGCGAACTGGATGATGGGGCCATGAGCATCGCTGGAACTCCTGTTGAAGATAGTCCGCTCTCGTCCATTAATGGGGACCGCAT TGGGGTTCCAGATCTTGATATGAAGATGTCGGATCTGGTTGAACAGGACAGTAAGATGTCTCTGGCCCCCAGGACCATGGCAGACACAGATGTTGAGATGGTCTTCGAATCCTGGAGAGACTTGCAAAATCCTGAGAGTGTCGATGTCCATGAGCTCGATGAGATGTTCGGAGAGATCTGA
- a CDS encoding Zn(II)2Cys6 transcription factor (predicted protein) — protein sequence MDAPSNHPQRGDDSSQSEIPPQHSFDTQNEVMIASKPPASHTSQLLNVPPRSSLPGKKQYKNAKVAIPRQRTSVVPGYSRRVPLACESCRGRKTKCSGDTPVCRQCKELRVTCKYPASWRERTKGQLDSLSTKAEAYEKLLRDIGNIVDGRTAEQIRVTLDKVCALCHYSGSGGERASTGSQSSSATPQDKDSYLEEMSSSSSIGSLDAIDRVEEDVNRTPNSRATGYMGKNSEVTWMQRLRMETEQRLRKEPGPYEAEPEGEFALHSMNYHLDDLDVSVPGPVQVYWIPPRPLADKLFEDYLETVHPFYPIISRTLFRAQYRTFFDSTARPGDKWLAILNLIFAISAKHAHLTQAPWRGDDNDHLVHPDLQQVQVEGLVAFYLMASDQINRAWKITALAVRSAISLGLNMKNTSESTPGISKEARYRVWWCVYTFEHMLGIMTGRVSCITDGICTTPLPLPFEEDQLREPAAAKLLNDQDLRQELVESALASTLVRHMPSNPTGGKEARHTDKLRDAAWLKSQPASKTLIFLYYVDLAVVAQEIVNRVYSLDCAMVPWRHIENRIGELRSRIDIWYTNLPEALDFTRRDDQGTDMLRGKLFLAFHYYSARITLGRPCLCRRDARHTSPQQKPSFSHEMAEITLNSARQMLDLIPDEPNAVQLYHVCPWWCVLHYLMQTATVLLLELSFGCIHMPAEERGIFEASKKAIRWLFAMSECSLPARRAWELCDSNLRRIAIGMDYDLSDLPALNFNPTSHVHMASNTGGNAGMGVSVSQTAPPMPIFYDTVGGPNQHPVQTQYHYDQNQQAYSGVPALDPISTTLALSASGTDAFFPYDPISGEFIRSFFPIPNEEEPWEQN from the exons ATGGACGCACCTTCCAATCACCCTCAGCGAGGTGACGACAGCTCGCAGAGTGAAATCCCCCCCCAGCACTCTTTCGATACTCAAAATGAAGTTATGATCGCCTCGAAGCCTCCAGCCTCGCATACTTCGCAACTGTTGAATGTACCTCCCCGGAGCAGCTTACCCGGCAAGAAGCAATATAAGAATGCGAAAGTGGCCATCCCGCGGCAGAGAACGAGTGTCGTTCCTGGTTACAGTCGACGTGTGCCTCTTGCCTGCGAATCCTGTCGGGGGCGGAAGACTAAGTGTAGTGGCGACACGCCGGTTTGCAGACAGTGCAAAGAATTGAGGGTGACTTGTAAGTATCCGGCATCATGGAGGGAACGAACCAAAGG GCAATTGGACAGTCTCTCGACAAAGGCCGAAGCGTATGAGAAGCTCTTGAGAGACATTGGGAATATTGTCGATGGCAGGACTGCAGAACAAATTAGAGTCACTCTGGATAAGGTCTGTGCGCTTTGccat TATTCTGGTTCGGGTGGCGAGCGGGCTTCTACTGGCTCGCAATCCAGCTCAGCTACGCCGCAGGATAAAGACAGCTACCTTGAAGAAATGagctcctcctcttctaTTGGATCCCTAGACGCCATCGACCGCGTGGAAGAGGATGTAAATCGAACTCCGAATTCTCGAGCTACAGGTTACATGGGGAAGAATTCAGAGGTTACCTGGATGCAGAGATTGCGAATGGAGACAGAACAACGCCTCCGGAAAGAACCAGGGCCCTATGAAGCTGAGCCCGAGGGAGAATTCGCCCTACACTCGATGAACTATCATTTGGACGATCTAGATGTCTCGGTTCCTGGCCCTGTGCAGGTGTATTGGATCCCTCCTCGCCCTTTGGCAGACAAGTTATTTGAAGACTACTTGGAAACGGTGCACCCGTTTTATCCTATCATCAGCCGTACACTGTTCCGCGCCCAATACAGAACCTTCTTTGACAGTACTGCTCGGCCTGGCGATAAATGGCTGGCCATCCTTAACTTGATATTCGCGATCTCCGCCAAACATGCTCATTTAACGCAGGCACCGTGGCGTGGCGATGACAACGATCATTTAGT CCATCCCGATCTTCAGCAAGTGCAGGTCGAGGGCTTGGTTGCTTTTTATCTTATGGCATCAGACCAAATCAACCG AGCTTGGAAGATCACCGCGTTGGCTGTTCGTTCGGCAATCTCACTCGGGTTGAATATGAAGAACACAAGCGAAAGCACGCCTGGTATCTCAAAGGAGGCGCGATATAGGGTCTGGTGGTGTGTCTATACTTTTGAACATATGCTTGGGATCATGACGGGCAGAGTTTCTTGCATCACGGATGGGATATGTACAACACCGTTGCCTCTACCGTTCGAGGAAGACCAACTCCGAGAGCCAGCTGCGGCTAAGCTTCTCAACGATCAAGACCTTCGCCAGGAGCTGGTGGAATCGGCTTTGGCAAGCACCCTCGTTCGCCACATGCCCTCAAATCCCACGGGAGGTAAGGAGGCTCGACATACAGACAAACTGCGTGACGCTGCTTGGCTGAAGAGTCAACCCGCCAGTAAGACGCTTATATTTCTGTATTATGTGGACCTGGCAGTTGTCGCTCAGGAAATCGTCAACCGGGTGTATTCGCTGGACTGTGCCATGGTACCTTGGAGGCACATCGAGAACCGCATTGGGGAGCTTCGATCCCGAATTGACATATGGTACACCAACCTTCCGGAGGCTTTGGACTTCACCCGGCGGGACGACCAAGGTACGGATATGCTTCGTGGAAAGCTTTTCTTGGCGTTCCACTACTACAGTGCTCGAATCACCTTGGGGCGTCCGTGCCTGTGTCGCCGCGATGCTCGGCACACTAGCCCTCAGCAAAAACCCTCTTTTAGCCATGAAATGGCAGAGATAACTCTAAATTCTGCACGGCAGATGCTGGACTTGATTCCAGACGAACCTAACGCTGTCCAACTCTACCATGTTTGTCCTTGGTGGTGCGTTCTGCACTATCTCATGCAGACGGCTACAGTTCTCCTGCTCGAGTTGTCGTTCGGTTGCATTCATATGCCAGCCGAAGAGAGAGGTATTTTTGAAGCGTCAAAAAAAGCCATACGCTGGCTTTTTGCCATGTCCGAATGTAGTCTCCCAGCACGGCGTGCATGGGAACTGTGTGACAGTAACCTTCGACGAATCGCCATCGGCATGGATTATGACTTAAGTGACCTTCCAGCCCTAAATTTTAACCCAACCTCGCACGTCCATATGGCCTCAAATACTGGTGGTAATGCTGGTATGGGTGTATCTGTCAGCCAGACAGCGCCGCCTATGCCTATTTTCTACGACACAGTTGGAGGCCCAAACCAACATCCGGTTCAGACTCAATACCATTATGACCAGAACCAACAAGCGTACTCTGGAGTGCCAGCACTTGATCCGATTTCGACGACCCTTGCACTTTCTGCTTCTGGAACTGATGCCTTTTTCCCTTACGACCCCATCAGTGGGGAGTTTATtcgctccttcttccccattcccAATGAAGAGGAGCCATGGGAACAAAATTAA